A window of Mytilus edulis chromosome 10, xbMytEdul2.2, whole genome shotgun sequence contains these coding sequences:
- the LOC139492719 gene encoding uncharacterized protein, giving the protein MVSKIPNISQMNNITFHENGLTCRRAYKIGTGSFLPPNQCKDSATLTGFTVEEPFPILHNNKGSLTILSVRPEEQTMEEVPRNDGHETDQSISEPNNQLYPCPDMSCSKVYTKLCYLENHICLGNHVYNKKENQFDSIKKAWASQCVAVEREHKVLVRATAPSTVLVSNNEGWALKTSKSVKRFSKKVKDYISSIHQYFNTTGKRPNFEDIAEELKTKRDDDGNKVFKQEEWLSPSQIRSLFSNFVRKNAQSIEIHTGTQKETKNDEDLQQALAEIDALEYHADMVNVALASENDFS; this is encoded by the exons ATGGTGTCCAAAATTCCCAACATCAGTCAAATGAATAACATCACATTTCACGAAAATGGACTGACATGCAGACGGGCCTATAAAATTGGTACAGGAAGCTTTTTGCCACCCAATCAGTGTAAAGATAGTGCAACATTGACTGGATTTACG GTTGAAGAGCCATTCCCAATCTTGCACAACAACAAAGGTTCCTTGACAATCCTCTCTGTAAGACCTGAAGAACAAACTATGGAAGAGGTACCAAGGAATGATGGCCATGAAACTGATCAGTCAATTTCTGAACCGAATAACCAGCTGTATCCATGTCCTGATATGTCTTGCTCAAAAGTGTATACAAAATTATGTTATCTGGAAAACCATATATGTCTTGGTAATCATGTGTACAATAAGAAAGAAAATCAGTTTGACTCTATTAAAAAAGCTTGGGCTTCACAGTGTGTTGCAGTGGAGAGAGAACACAAAGTGCTTGTACGAGCTACAGCACCTTCAACTGTTTTGGTTTCTAACAATGAAGGCTGGGCATTGAAAACTTCCAAATCTGTCAAACGTTTCTCCAAAAAAGTCAAAGACTACATATCTTCAATACATCAATATTTTAACACAACAGGTAAACGACCAAATTTTGAGGATATAGCTGAAGAATTAAAAACTAAAAGGGATGATGATGGGAACAAAGTATTTAAGCAGGAAGAATGGCTTTCCCCATCACAAATAAGAAGTCTGTTTTCAAACTTTGTGAGAAAGAATGCACAGTCTATTGAAATTCATACTGGTACTCAGAAAGAAACCAAGAATGATGAAGATCTTCAACAAGCCCTAGCTGAAATAGATGCGTTGGAGTATCATGCTGACATGGTCAATGTTGCTTTGGCATCTGAAAATGATTTTTCATAA